A window of the Phycicoccus sp. M110.8 genome harbors these coding sequences:
- a CDS encoding TnsA-like heteromeric transposase endonuclease subunit, producing the protein MGGVSEGTSRALRECAEVDVPPVVGAAPARWGVVRATAVTWADHTGAEHTGPPGSDLRELLPGRAIRSISQHRGVTHTTSNYCSSTDRASLACESWLEARWLRLLDHDPDVVAIRTQPLILTGTDVDGQFSHTPDVLARVRGGSARLIDVKNPTVVRHPDVLRRARLASAAAERLGWTYYLLAEPPSTRMRTVGWLSGFRRWLTGQDLFPELLAAAAKPVRLRDLWAPFGEDVQVRPATYHLLWWHRLLMDFDSPLSERTRVWASPLPYRPPHADTDPAFARTMMGV; encoded by the coding sequence ATGGGCGGCGTCAGCGAAGGGACCAGTCGGGCCCTGCGCGAATGCGCGGAGGTTGACGTGCCGCCCGTAGTCGGAGCCGCACCGGCCCGGTGGGGCGTCGTCCGGGCCACCGCGGTCACGTGGGCCGACCATACCGGCGCCGAGCACACGGGCCCTCCCGGCAGTGACCTTCGTGAGTTGTTGCCCGGGCGGGCGATCCGCAGCATCTCCCAGCATCGAGGGGTCACCCACACCACGAGCAACTACTGTTCGTCCACCGACCGCGCGAGCCTGGCTTGCGAGTCATGGCTTGAGGCACGCTGGTTGCGGCTACTGGACCATGACCCCGACGTCGTCGCCATCCGCACGCAACCACTGATCTTGACCGGGACTGACGTGGACGGGCAGTTCAGCCACACCCCCGATGTCCTGGCGCGTGTTCGCGGTGGAAGCGCCCGACTGATCGACGTGAAGAACCCGACCGTGGTCCGTCACCCTGATGTGCTCCGCCGCGCTCGGCTGGCATCGGCGGCGGCCGAGCGTCTGGGCTGGACGTACTACCTGCTGGCCGAACCACCCTCCACCAGGATGCGAACCGTCGGATGGCTGTCCGGGTTCAGGCGATGGCTGACCGGGCAGGATCTGTTCCCCGAGCTCCTGGCCGCAGCGGCCAAACCGGTCCGGTTGCGGGATCTGTGGGCGCCATTCGGTGAGGACGTGCAAGTCCGCCCCGCCACATACCACCTGCTCTGGTGGCACCGGCTGCTCATGGACTTCGACTCACCGCTGAGCGAGCGCACCCGGGTGTGGGCCTCACCGCTGCCGTATCGCCCGCCCCACGCCGACACAGACCCCGCCTTCGCCCGCACCATGATGGGCGTCTGA
- a CDS encoding TniB family NTP-binding protein gives MAARDSLVTHWPDPLAGGADPLAEPPLAEPWTKTAWRRYLDRTEPAHPPKVTRQAYDRMSLDRAAAYDRARDRYHSSLAVFNTPLIDALSAKLGSLLAINQHAQPGARTGLVVSGPTRIGKSTAVKALLADYERSLRTRHPDYFVRRGDEYVPVGYLQMPEKASVKALLQTLAVYYELDQPDKATTTLLQHVVTKAMSLSGTSILVIDDLHFLDVGKEAGQEANNMLKALANTTGATFVAIGVDLEAGQLFTEGPGNSRKTQTSGRYSLLSPQRYQVNTKAAATSWVNLVKTFEDHLVLLDQPVNSITEHWQYLHRRTGGSICSLSQLMREAAFRVQGTGFERITVETLDEITIDYASEYEFRKHLEELRDRAVSTTRRASGAGASRQRTA, from the coding sequence ATGGCGGCGCGCGACTCGTTGGTGACTCACTGGCCCGACCCCCTTGCCGGCGGGGCCGACCCGTTGGCAGAGCCGCCGCTGGCGGAGCCGTGGACGAAGACGGCGTGGCGCCGCTACCTGGACCGGACCGAACCTGCCCACCCACCCAAGGTGACCCGTCAGGCGTACGACCGGATGTCGCTGGACCGGGCAGCTGCCTACGACCGTGCCCGGGACCGGTACCACTCCTCCCTTGCGGTGTTCAACACGCCACTGATCGACGCGCTGTCAGCCAAACTCGGATCACTCCTGGCCATCAACCAGCACGCCCAGCCCGGGGCGAGAACCGGACTCGTGGTGTCCGGCCCCACCCGCATAGGCAAATCCACAGCGGTCAAGGCTCTCCTGGCCGACTACGAACGCAGCCTGCGCACACGTCACCCCGACTACTTCGTCAGGCGCGGGGACGAGTACGTCCCCGTCGGCTACCTGCAGATGCCCGAGAAGGCGTCGGTCAAAGCGCTGCTGCAGACGCTCGCCGTGTACTACGAGCTGGACCAACCGGACAAAGCCACCACAACCCTGCTGCAACATGTCGTTACCAAGGCCATGTCCTTGTCGGGGACCAGCATTCTCGTCATCGACGACCTTCACTTCCTCGACGTCGGAAAGGAGGCCGGTCAGGAGGCGAACAACATGCTCAAGGCGTTGGCGAACACCACCGGCGCCACGTTCGTAGCCATCGGTGTCGACTTGGAAGCGGGACAACTGTTCACCGAAGGTCCCGGCAACAGCCGCAAGACGCAGACGAGTGGCAGGTACAGCCTCCTCAGCCCCCAGCGTTACCAGGTGAACACGAAGGCAGCCGCGACCTCTTGGGTGAACTTGGTGAAGACGTTCGAAGACCATCTGGTCTTGCTCGATCAGCCGGTGAACAGCATCACCGAGCACTGGCAGTACCTGCACCGTCGCACCGGGGGTTCCATCTGCTCCCTGTCACAGCTGATGCGTGAAGCCGCGTTCCGCGTCCAAGGGACCGGCTTCGAGCGCATCACCGTCGAGACCCTGGACGAGATCACCATCGACTACGCCAGCGAGTACGAGTTCCGAAAGCACCTCGAAGAGCTGCGCGACCGCGCCGTGAGCACGACGCGGCGCGCCAGCGGCGCCGGCGCCAGCCGTCAACGCACCGCTTGA
- a CDS encoding TniQ family protein has translation MTLVVPIEPGESLCSWLDRMADHNCVGRATMWHTLGLTSPARQAPQAFGVVLPPEQVTHMAGRTGEPEGAIEAALLSHFRDRVLTVEDLHPDVPALVSTWGRVHWVYTRSSMACPTCLAESGGVWQLTWKLPWLFMCERHQCYLVSTCPCCGHALQSNKEDKRQRTMCTAPVLSRDAGDTPSAGRTRMAACSTELTTVGAAAVNDDTARERMAWARRLVEGGFLDEPGPGGPVEPLVMTANLRAATRLVLHQGCPELLAGADDAIVGAFQRHVADREQRLAQKAREPGRIVAYRDAPRSSLLMAAALRIAVPMLVGTSESVHGHVRQFIESSYALPGGRARWDRVLRTWTPPSPMSGAVVAARESRHRGLAPVTSLARVHRSKQAIAPGHVASAVPALMWPTVYAGLLPHLPTAARHDNARRLMSMLLVRLLGPGLMSAPDAAALLGLGPLVGKQYFHHALHELRVRGNGTEVVNTLTRLAGQLATTPPPVDYSTRRTTLAALTTITDSEWFDVWAPHTQRLPVGPDISRRLIAARAWVTLTGGDLRVAPPLTVGGHILAPSHRRDQYRRLGRMEGVNELTSQTVTSVAERFGVHGPHTWEPVLPG, from the coding sequence ATGACGCTCGTGGTGCCGATCGAGCCCGGGGAAAGCCTGTGCTCGTGGCTGGACCGGATGGCCGATCACAACTGCGTCGGCCGGGCGACGATGTGGCACACCCTCGGCCTGACCTCACCCGCACGTCAGGCGCCGCAAGCGTTCGGCGTGGTTCTCCCGCCCGAGCAGGTCACGCACATGGCGGGGCGGACCGGCGAACCAGAAGGCGCCATCGAGGCTGCCCTGCTCAGTCACTTCCGCGACCGTGTGCTGACCGTCGAGGACCTGCACCCCGATGTGCCGGCACTGGTCAGCACCTGGGGCCGCGTCCACTGGGTCTACACGCGTTCGTCCATGGCATGCCCCACATGCCTTGCTGAGTCCGGCGGTGTCTGGCAGCTGACGTGGAAGCTGCCCTGGTTGTTCATGTGTGAACGTCACCAGTGCTACCTCGTGAGCACGTGTCCTTGCTGTGGGCACGCGTTGCAGAGCAACAAGGAGGACAAGCGTCAACGCACCATGTGCACCGCACCCGTCCTGAGCAGGGACGCCGGTGACACACCTTCCGCCGGCCGAACGCGAATGGCGGCTTGCTCTACGGAGCTGACTACCGTGGGCGCGGCTGCCGTGAACGACGACACGGCGCGTGAGCGCATGGCGTGGGCGCGTCGTCTCGTCGAGGGAGGATTCCTCGACGAGCCTGGGCCCGGCGGGCCGGTCGAACCGCTCGTCATGACCGCGAATCTGCGCGCGGCCACCCGACTCGTCCTGCACCAGGGCTGCCCCGAGCTCCTGGCCGGGGCGGACGACGCGATCGTTGGGGCGTTCCAACGGCATGTGGCGGACCGCGAGCAGCGCTTGGCGCAGAAGGCGCGGGAGCCTGGTCGGATCGTGGCCTACCGTGACGCCCCACGGAGCTCCCTCCTGATGGCAGCGGCGCTACGCATCGCCGTCCCGATGCTCGTGGGGACGTCCGAGTCCGTCCACGGACACGTCCGCCAGTTCATCGAGTCGAGCTATGCCCTGCCTGGCGGTCGCGCACGCTGGGACCGCGTTTTGCGGACGTGGACACCGCCCTCACCGATGAGCGGTGCCGTTGTGGCGGCGCGTGAAAGCCGCCACCGTGGACTCGCGCCCGTCACCAGTCTCGCGCGCGTGCACCGGTCCAAGCAGGCGATCGCACCCGGGCATGTCGCCTCGGCGGTCCCCGCCCTTATGTGGCCCACGGTATACGCCGGGCTTCTCCCTCACCTTCCCACGGCCGCTCGCCACGACAACGCCCGACGTCTCATGTCCATGTTGTTGGTGCGTTTGCTGGGGCCGGGATTGATGAGCGCCCCTGACGCAGCTGCCCTCCTCGGCCTCGGGCCCCTGGTCGGCAAGCAGTACTTCCACCACGCCCTGCACGAACTGCGCGTTCGCGGAAACGGAACCGAAGTCGTGAACACGTTGACACGGCTCGCCGGGCAACTCGCGACGACACCACCGCCGGTGGACTACAGCACACGCCGAACGACCTTGGCCGCCCTGACCACAATCACGGACTCCGAATGGTTCGACGTGTGGGCCCCCCACACGCAACGTCTGCCCGTCGGGCCGGACATCAGCCGGCGCCTCATCGCCGCACGTGCGTGGGTCACACTCACCGGCGGCGACCTTCGAGTTGCCCCACCCTTGACCGTAGGGGGGCACATTCTCGCCCCATCCCACCGCCGCGACCAGTACAGGCGCCTCGGTCGCATGGAAGGGGTGAACGAGCTCACCAGCCAAACCGTGACGTCCGTGGCAGAACGGTTCGGTGTCCACGGCCCCCACACGTGGGAACCTGTGCTCCCCGGCTGA
- a CDS encoding type II secretion system F family protein yields MTGVALCSLLGVVAVLSWPRAGTPLPVWSPNGGEVGGDASGPGRLPWATSRRARRSRDDALGELLALVAGPLRTGAPAVVALATARSALGPGPLDGLVADLVSTGDRAEPLAPVWSQWAERLASDELRFVARAWALTEDTGAPLADALETSLDVVRARRRAADRVASATAGPRASMFVLMLLPLSGPLVGLACGIDPRSLYLSSPAAAGSLLVGLVLAVLARWWSARILARAA; encoded by the coding sequence GTGACCGGTGTCGCCCTGTGCTCCCTGCTCGGCGTGGTGGCCGTCCTGTCCTGGCCCCGCGCGGGGACACCGTTGCCTGTGTGGTCCCCGAACGGCGGCGAGGTCGGCGGGGATGCGTCCGGGCCTGGACGGCTCCCGTGGGCCACGTCGCGCAGGGCCCGCCGCAGCCGGGACGACGCCCTCGGGGAGCTGCTCGCGCTGGTGGCGGGCCCGCTGCGCACCGGCGCGCCTGCCGTCGTCGCCCTCGCCACGGCCCGGTCAGCTCTGGGACCCGGACCCCTGGACGGCCTCGTCGCCGACCTGGTCTCGACCGGCGACCGGGCCGAGCCGCTCGCGCCCGTCTGGTCGCAGTGGGCCGAGCGCCTCGCCAGCGACGAGCTGCGGTTCGTCGCGCGGGCGTGGGCGCTCACCGAGGACACCGGGGCTCCCCTCGCGGACGCCCTGGAGACCTCGCTCGACGTCGTCCGGGCTCGACGTCGTGCGGCGGACCGGGTCGCGTCCGCAACCGCGGGCCCTCGGGCCTCGATGTTCGTGCTGATGCTCCTGCCCCTGTCCGGGCCGCTCGTGGGTCTGGCGTGCGGGATCGACCCCCGGAGCCTCTACCTCTCGAGCCCGGCAGCCGCCGGGAGCCTGCTCGTCGGCCTGGTGCTCGCGGTGCTGGCGCGGTGGTGGAGCGCCCGGATCCTGGCCCGGGCCGCATGA
- a CDS encoding type II secretion system F family protein produces MTGLVVLLAVAAVLLWPPGGRAGRAGRAGQPKAVTTGRPRGRASAPAGDPRPEDVADALVLVVLALRSGSDLAGAVAGVAVVSRGAVRRDLDAVVAALRWGVPVAEAWGYAGPVWRPAALAFQMAAGTGASPTGLLVEAGARIRDEQEQDQARRAARAGVLLVLPLGLGFLPAFACTAVIPVVLALAASVLAP; encoded by the coding sequence ATGACCGGGCTGGTCGTGCTGCTGGCTGTCGCGGCGGTCCTGCTCTGGCCGCCGGGAGGCCGGGCCGGCCGGGCCGGCCGGGCCGGCCAACCGAAGGCTGTGACGACCGGGCGTCCGCGGGGACGGGCGAGTGCCCCCGCGGGTGACCCGCGGCCCGAGGACGTCGCCGATGCGCTGGTGCTGGTCGTGCTGGCCCTCCGGTCCGGCTCGGACCTGGCAGGTGCCGTGGCCGGTGTCGCGGTCGTCTCCCGGGGTGCGGTGCGCCGTGACCTCGACGCGGTCGTGGCTGCGCTGCGCTGGGGCGTGCCGGTCGCGGAGGCCTGGGGATACGCCGGGCCCGTCTGGCGCCCGGCGGCCCTGGCTTTCCAGATGGCCGCGGGCACGGGTGCGTCCCCGACGGGACTGCTGGTCGAGGCGGGTGCGCGGATCCGGGACGAGCAGGAGCAGGACCAGGCGCGGCGGGCGGCGAGGGCCGGCGTGCTGCTGGTGCTGCCGCTCGGCCTCGGCTTCCTGCCTGCTTTCGCGTGCACCGCCGTGATCCCCGTCGTCCTGGCGCTGGCCGCGAGCGTGCTGGCTCCCTGA
- a CDS encoding DUF4244 domain-containing protein yields MKRSLAHRFAGLRRRAEAGMTTAEYAVGTLAACAFAAVLLAVVRSGGVKSALAGIITTALRTAG; encoded by the coding sequence ATGAAGAGGTCATTGGCCCACAGGTTCGCGGGGCTGCGTCGGCGGGCCGAGGCAGGGATGACGACGGCCGAGTACGCGGTGGGCACGTTGGCCGCGTGCGCGTTCGCGGCGGTGCTGCTCGCGGTCGTGCGCTCCGGCGGGGTGAAGTCCGCGCTCGCCGGGATCATCACGACCGCCCTCCGGACGGCCGGGTGA
- a CDS encoding TadE family type IV pilus minor pilin — MATVELAVAIPAVVLCLLLGLGAVRAVTDQVRCTDAARAAARAAARGDAPGDAVALGRRLAPPGATVTVELTGATVESAVRGRAPRALRWLGRVGAPSARAVAAREDAG; from the coding sequence ATGGCGACCGTCGAGCTGGCGGTCGCCATCCCCGCCGTCGTACTGTGCCTGCTCCTCGGCCTGGGTGCGGTGCGGGCCGTCACGGACCAGGTCCGGTGCACCGACGCCGCGCGGGCTGCGGCACGGGCGGCCGCCCGGGGTGACGCCCCCGGCGACGCGGTCGCCCTGGGGCGCAGGTTGGCGCCGCCCGGCGCCACGGTCACCGTCGAGCTGACGGGGGCGACCGTCGAGTCCGCCGTACGTGGCCGGGCGCCGCGCGCGCTGCGCTGGCTGGGCCGGGTGGGTGCGCCGTCGGCCCGGGCCGTGGCCGCGCGCGAGGACGCGGGGTGA
- a CDS encoding Rv3654c family TadE-like protein, which translates to MAVVGRRVARRHPLGRRLLGWLARARSGGSCRDRGSGTVLMVAVVALVFLLTVAGVAVASAVLAVHRARAAADLGALAGAVVLAQGESSSSACGAARAVAARNGAVLLDCGAGADGSVVVRAATRVTLGLPGQPRAASASARAGSTQ; encoded by the coding sequence ATGGCGGTCGTGGGCCGCCGCGTGGCCCGCCGCCACCCGCTCGGGCGTCGCCTCCTCGGCTGGCTCGCCCGTGCCCGCAGCGGCGGGTCCTGTCGCGACCGGGGGAGCGGGACCGTCCTCATGGTGGCTGTCGTCGCGCTGGTGTTCCTGCTCACCGTCGCCGGGGTCGCCGTCGCGAGCGCTGTGCTGGCCGTGCACCGCGCCCGGGCGGCCGCGGACCTGGGTGCGCTCGCGGGAGCGGTCGTGCTGGCGCAGGGGGAGTCGTCATCGTCCGCCTGCGGGGCCGCTCGTGCCGTGGCTGCACGCAACGGCGCCGTGCTCCTCGACTGCGGGGCCGGGGCCGACGGCTCGGTCGTCGTGCGGGCAGCCACCCGCGTGACCCTGGGGCTGCCGGGACAGCCCCGTGCGGCATCCGCCTCGGCACGGGCCGGCTCGACACAGTGA
- a CDS encoding DEAD/DEAH box helicase translates to MSIPSATGSPAASRGAAGAPGSPPGFDPPAALSALASGAPERLRHVHEVPARSARPEPWPTWVDPTVYAACAGSGITSLWSHQREAADHAHAGRHVVLSTGTASGKSLGYLLPVLSAVVEGATAPSGRGATALYLSPTKALAADQLARIQAWAVPGVRAATYDGDTPTEERRWIRDHAQLVLSNPDLVHHSLLPGHERWAPFLRALRYVVVDECHVYRGVFGSHLAALLRRLRRVCARYGSHPTFVLASATVRDPGLHAQRLTGLPFEEVTRDGSPREAMTFALWEPGELPDGSGRRSATSEAADLLASLVADGVQTVAFARSRAGVEALASSARRTLDDTGHVRAATGVAAYRGGYLPEERRELERSLRDGTLVGLAATNALELGVDVSGLDAVLMAGWPGTRASLWQQAGRAGRAGTRSLAVYVAADDPLDTYVVGHPDVVFGQPVEAAVLDPGNPYVLGPHLAAAAAELPLREVDLDLFGGEAVARPLLDALVARGILRRRPNGGWYWARSDRPGDHLSLRGAGEVVGIVESRTGRVLGTIDGASAHTQVHAGAVHVHQGQSYVVTELDLEGGTATVVRGDPGWSTFAQSVSAFDIVAAERSRRVGPLEVCFGSVRVHTQVTSFLRRLPSGEVLGTHPLDLPPRTLRTKAVWWTMPVSWLAAAGVAEVDIPGAAHAAEHAAIGMLPLVATSDRWDIGGVSTAEHPDTGLPTIMVYDGYPGGAGFAERAHQAVEAWLGATLETINGCGCEAGCPACVQSPKCGNGNEPLDKAGAARLLQATLAELGRFPSAEL, encoded by the coding sequence ATGTCCATCCCCAGCGCCACCGGATCCCCAGCGGCGAGCCGCGGGGCGGCCGGGGCGCCCGGCTCACCCCCCGGGTTCGACCCGCCGGCCGCACTGTCCGCGCTCGCGTCCGGTGCGCCGGAGCGGCTGCGCCACGTCCACGAGGTCCCGGCGCGCAGCGCGCGTCCCGAGCCGTGGCCCACCTGGGTGGACCCGACCGTGTATGCCGCGTGCGCCGGATCCGGGATCACCTCCCTGTGGTCGCACCAGCGCGAGGCCGCCGACCACGCCCACGCCGGCCGGCACGTCGTGCTGTCGACCGGGACGGCGTCGGGCAAGAGCCTGGGGTACCTGCTCCCCGTCCTGTCGGCCGTCGTCGAGGGCGCTACCGCCCCGTCGGGCCGGGGCGCCACGGCGCTCTACCTCTCGCCGACCAAGGCGCTGGCCGCGGACCAGCTCGCCCGGATCCAGGCGTGGGCCGTGCCGGGCGTCCGGGCCGCCACCTACGACGGCGACACCCCCACCGAGGAGCGGCGCTGGATCCGCGACCACGCCCAGCTCGTGCTGAGCAACCCCGACCTCGTGCACCACTCGCTGCTGCCGGGCCACGAGCGGTGGGCCCCGTTCCTGCGGGCCCTGCGGTACGTCGTCGTGGACGAGTGCCACGTCTACCGGGGGGTGTTCGGCTCGCACCTCGCCGCGCTGCTCCGCCGGCTCCGGAGAGTCTGTGCGCGGTACGGGTCGCACCCGACGTTCGTGCTGGCGTCCGCGACGGTGCGCGACCCCGGGCTGCACGCGCAGCGACTGACGGGTCTGCCGTTCGAGGAGGTCACGCGGGACGGCTCCCCGCGGGAGGCGATGACGTTCGCCCTGTGGGAGCCGGGCGAGCTCCCCGACGGGTCGGGTCGTCGCAGCGCCACCTCCGAGGCCGCGGACCTGCTGGCCTCGCTCGTCGCCGACGGCGTGCAGACCGTGGCGTTCGCTCGGTCCCGGGCCGGCGTCGAGGCGCTCGCGTCGAGCGCCCGGCGCACGCTCGACGACACCGGGCACGTGCGCGCAGCGACGGGCGTCGCGGCATACCGGGGCGGTTACCTCCCCGAGGAACGACGCGAGCTCGAACGCTCCCTCCGCGACGGGACGCTCGTCGGGCTGGCTGCCACCAACGCGCTCGAGCTCGGCGTCGACGTGTCCGGGCTGGACGCCGTGCTCATGGCCGGCTGGCCCGGCACCCGCGCCTCGCTGTGGCAGCAGGCGGGGCGCGCCGGACGGGCCGGCACCCGCTCGCTGGCCGTCTACGTGGCGGCCGACGACCCGCTCGACACCTACGTCGTCGGCCACCCGGACGTCGTCTTCGGCCAGCCGGTGGAGGCTGCGGTGCTCGACCCCGGCAACCCCTACGTCCTCGGCCCGCACCTCGCGGCCGCCGCGGCGGAGCTGCCGCTGCGCGAGGTCGACCTCGACCTCTTCGGCGGCGAGGCGGTCGCCCGGCCACTGCTGGACGCGCTGGTCGCGCGGGGCATCCTGCGGCGACGGCCCAACGGCGGGTGGTACTGGGCGCGCTCGGACCGGCCCGGCGACCACCTGTCGCTGCGCGGTGCCGGCGAGGTGGTCGGCATCGTCGAGAGCCGGACGGGTCGGGTGCTCGGGACCATCGACGGCGCGAGCGCCCACACGCAGGTCCACGCCGGGGCGGTGCACGTCCACCAGGGCCAGAGCTACGTCGTCACCGAGCTCGACCTCGAGGGCGGCACCGCGACCGTGGTGCGCGGCGACCCGGGGTGGAGCACGTTCGCGCAGTCGGTGAGCGCGTTCGACATCGTCGCGGCCGAGCGCTCGCGACGGGTCGGGCCCCTCGAGGTCTGCTTCGGCTCGGTCCGGGTCCACACGCAGGTGACGTCCTTCCTGCGGCGGCTGCCGAGCGGGGAGGTCCTCGGCACGCACCCCCTGGACCTCCCGCCGCGGACGCTGCGGACCAAGGCGGTCTGGTGGACGATGCCGGTGTCGTGGCTCGCCGCTGCCGGGGTGGCCGAGGTCGACATCCCCGGCGCCGCCCACGCGGCCGAGCACGCGGCGATCGGCATGCTCCCGCTCGTGGCGACCTCCGACCGGTGGGACATCGGCGGCGTGTCGACGGCCGAGCACCCCGACACGGGCCTGCCGACGATCATGGTCTACGACGGCTACCCCGGCGGGGCGGGCTTCGCCGAGCGGGCGCACCAGGCGGTCGAGGCCTGGCTCGGGGCCACGCTCGAGACGATCAACGGGTGCGGGTGCGAGGCCGGGTGCCCGGCGTGCGTCCAGTCGCCGAAGTGCGGCAACGGCAACGAGCCGCTGGACAAGGCAGGCGCCGCGCGCCTGTTGCAGGCCACTCTGGCCGAGCTCGGTCGGTTTCCGTCCGCAGAGCTCTGA
- a CDS encoding anti-sigma factor antagonist — translation MDLSVSSTEQGAVTVVHVAGEIDVYTAPLLREVLDKQVAAGRTELVVDLEKVTFMDSTGLGVLVGRLKLVRGQNGTLRIVSAQDRILKVFKITGLDKVFHIYSTVEEATAASAV, via the coding sequence GTGGATCTGTCGGTCTCCAGCACGGAGCAGGGAGCCGTGACCGTCGTGCACGTGGCCGGGGAGATCGACGTCTACACGGCGCCGTTGCTGCGCGAGGTGCTCGACAAGCAGGTCGCCGCCGGTCGCACCGAGCTCGTGGTCGACCTGGAGAAGGTCACCTTCATGGACAGCACCGGCCTCGGCGTCCTCGTCGGCCGGCTCAAGCTCGTCCGCGGGCAGAACGGCACGCTGCGCATCGTCAGCGCCCAGGACCGCATTCTCAAGGTCTTCAAGATCACGGGCCTGGACAAGGTGTTCCACATCTACTCCACGGTCGAGGAGGCCACCGCCGCCTCGGCGGTCTGA